A stretch of Ectothiorhodospiraceae bacterium BW-2 DNA encodes these proteins:
- a CDS encoding response regulator, which translates to MDAKISVTMSASPPRHQKIRRRITWIFSLYVAVAMLTIGSAVGYRLVTTLTHNLEGELINHASQDINLIVQRFTYLLESATTLATNPFIINGLNDPEGRGGYLPQLVVNYSEQRDVKAIALLDYEGRPLYSSLDNAPTYSDSSALRSTLSSALTAMSVDIERRSWVVFVPIIYYQTSQGVLVVEYDLAGIFQPILSDSATLSHRVITRGETIYRNNFQADIDYLTTYHTVSHPKQSLFDSLALSLEISAPRSHYMATVYNALQDIALLGLLITLIALLFASWLGYRIARPILLLSQRVASTDGIHHRCSPIGSDDEIEQLAEQFDQRTRELHTTQLHLEERVAERTAELARAKEAAESANRAKSTFLANMSHEIRTPMNTIIGVSHLLLRRAASPNQQLQLGKVVHAAEHLLAIINDILDISKIEADKLELEIHPFLLLDLIKSVQVMVFSRIGETDLQLIIDIDPELDDILYGDTLRLSQVLINFITNAVKFTPHGTITLKVAKQQQRSQQLQLLFSVCDTGIGISVADQQRLFQPFEQADSSTTRQYGGTGLGLSICRRLVELMGGEIGVDSTPNRGSCFYFTLWLPYKTRRSPRSVSSITSPFATTPLPSQITVNTDEEYQLSHHYAHCRLLLAEDNPTNQEVLSDLLHEINLKLDIADNGREALTLAKQQQYALILMDMQMPIMDGIEATQALRQLPNYATVPILALTANATAEDRQQCLSAGMNDYIGKPVRPAQLYTLLFKWLSSYAVPQTEPAATAVVSPSPTESTESQALLAEQLFSLEGIDPNHHLLQRQHYSRYLTHLKSFAHHQRHALAKIAQQVAKENYTLAAKSAHNLKGVAANLGLSALQQAIIPLEQALKQPALDLNELKNRLDNCRQRHQQLLNSIDAIHTDHTDVEPETTRATTDSALSQQISQPLSQQLQPLLERLKQDDFQAVTLFNDYRQSILTQQPQLGATLARQISHYQFQEALQTLTTLLQRLDETASAKDHLATSPSPSVDNEQV; encoded by the coding sequence GTGGATGCCAAAATCTCTGTCACTATGAGCGCCTCCCCCCCTCGTCATCAAAAGATACGCCGCCGTATCACCTGGATCTTCTCACTCTATGTCGCCGTGGCGATGTTAACCATCGGCAGTGCGGTCGGCTACCGCCTAGTGACCACATTAACCCACAATCTCGAAGGGGAGCTCATTAACCACGCTTCGCAAGATATCAACCTTATTGTACAGCGCTTCACCTATCTGTTAGAGAGCGCGACCACACTCGCCACCAACCCCTTTATCATTAACGGCTTAAACGATCCTGAAGGGCGCGGCGGCTATCTGCCGCAGCTCGTGGTCAACTATAGTGAACAGCGAGATGTGAAGGCGATTGCCCTACTCGACTATGAGGGCCGTCCCCTCTACTCCAGTCTCGATAATGCCCCCACCTATAGCGACTCCAGTGCGCTGCGCTCCACCCTAAGTAGCGCCCTAACGGCGATGAGTGTCGATATCGAACGCCGCAGTTGGGTGGTCTTTGTACCGATTATCTACTACCAGACCAGTCAGGGAGTACTGGTGGTCGAGTACGATTTAGCCGGCATTTTTCAGCCTATTCTCAGTGATAGCGCCACCCTATCTCACCGAGTTATCACTAGAGGGGAGACTATCTACCGCAACAATTTTCAAGCCGATATCGACTACCTCACCACCTACCACACGGTATCTCATCCTAAACAGTCGCTATTTGACAGCTTAGCGCTCTCGCTAGAGATCTCCGCTCCCCGCTCTCACTACATGGCCACCGTCTATAACGCTCTACAGGATATTGCGCTCCTCGGGCTACTCATTACCCTCATCGCGCTCCTGTTCGCCTCTTGGCTCGGCTACCGTATCGCCCGACCGATTCTACTGCTCAGTCAACGGGTCGCCTCTACCGATGGCATCCATCATCGATGCAGCCCGATAGGGAGTGACGATGAGATAGAGCAGCTCGCAGAGCAGTTTGATCAACGAACCCGCGAGCTCCATACCACTCAACTCCACCTCGAAGAGCGGGTAGCAGAGCGAACTGCCGAGTTAGCCCGCGCTAAAGAGGCAGCCGAAAGCGCTAACCGCGCCAAAAGCACCTTTTTAGCCAACATGAGCCACGAAATTCGCACCCCCATGAACACCATCATCGGCGTCAGCCACCTGCTGCTACGACGAGCCGCCTCCCCTAATCAGCAGCTACAGCTAGGAAAGGTTGTGCACGCCGCCGAGCATCTGCTCGCGATTATTAACGATATTCTCGATATCTCAAAGATCGAAGCTGACAAATTAGAGCTAGAGATACACCCTTTTTTGCTACTCGATCTGATTAAATCGGTGCAGGTGATGGTGTTCTCTCGCATCGGCGAGACCGATCTTCAACTCATTATCGACATCGATCCCGAACTTGATGACATTTTATATGGGGATACACTACGACTAAGTCAGGTATTAATTAACTTCATTACCAATGCGGTCAAATTTACCCCCCACGGCACCATCACCCTAAAAGTGGCCAAGCAACAACAGCGCTCTCAACAGCTACAGCTCCTATTTTCGGTCTGCGATACCGGCATCGGCATCTCAGTTGCCGATCAACAGCGGCTGTTTCAACCCTTCGAGCAGGCCGATAGCTCCACCACCCGCCAATATGGCGGCACCGGCTTAGGGCTCAGTATCTGTCGCCGCCTAGTCGAGCTCATGGGGGGCGAGATCGGCGTCGATAGCACCCCGAATCGGGGTAGCTGCTTCTATTTTACACTGTGGTTACCCTATAAAACGCGGCGAAGCCCCCGTTCGGTTTCCTCGATCACCTCGCCCTTCGCCACCACACCGCTGCCGTCTCAAATAACCGTCAACACCGATGAGGAGTACCAGCTATCGCACCACTATGCCCACTGCCGCCTGCTGTTAGCCGAAGATAACCCAACCAATCAGGAGGTGCTTAGCGATCTACTGCATGAGATCAATCTGAAGCTCGATATTGCCGATAACGGTCGTGAAGCGCTCACACTCGCTAAACAGCAGCAGTACGCTCTGATCTTAATGGATATGCAGATGCCGATCATGGATGGTATAGAGGCGACTCAAGCGCTGCGCCAACTCCCAAACTACGCCACAGTGCCGATTCTAGCTCTCACCGCCAACGCGACAGCAGAAGATCGCCAGCAGTGTCTTAGCGCCGGTATGAACGATTATATCGGCAAACCGGTACGGCCAGCGCAGCTCTACACGCTGCTGTTTAAGTGGCTCTCAAGCTACGCCGTGCCGCAGACAGAACCCGCCGCAACGGCGGTAGTCAGCCCCTCCCCGACAGAATCGACAGAGAGTCAGGCACTCTTAGCCGAACAGCTATTTAGCCTCGAAGGGATCGATCCTAACCACCACCTATTACAGCGACAACACTATAGCCGCTATCTGACCCATCTTAAGAGCTTTGCCCACCATCAGCGCCACGCCTTAGCAAAAATAGCCCAACAGGTAGCCAAAGAGAACTATACGCTAGCGGCCAAATCGGCCCACAATCTAAAAGGGGTCGCGGCCAACCTCGGGTTAAGCGCCCTACAGCAGGCGATCATACCGCTAGAACAGGCGCTCAAACAGCCCGCGCTCGATCTGAACGAGCTGAAAAACCGACTCGACAACTGCCGCCAACGACACCAACAGCTATTAAACAGTATCGACGCTATTCACACCGATCACACCGATGTCGAGCCTGAGACGACACGAGCCACCACCGACTCAGCGCTCTCTCAACAGATTTCTCAGCCCCTATCCCAACAGCTACAACCGCTACTAGAGCGACTCAAACAGGACGATTTTCAGGCGGTAACGCTCTTTAACGACTACCGCCAATCGATTCTGACACAGCAACCGCAACTCGGGGCAACGCTGGCGCGTCAAATTAGCCACTACCAGTTTCAAGAGGCGCTACAGACCCTCACCACGCTACTCCAGCGCCTTGATGAGACAGCTTCCGCTAAAGACCACTTAGCAACTTCTCCATCACCTTCTGTCGATAATGAACAAGTTTAG
- a CDS encoding two-component system response regulator has translation MQHPISTQNRSTILIVDDMPENLALLGEIVEERYRVQIALNGRRALEIAHRDPKPDLILLDIMMPGMDGYQVLEQLHQSPTTRNIPVIFITAMESNEDEQRGLELGAVDYITKPIKPAIVLARIATHIELKRTRDELEHYNHYLEAEVEKRIAENQLIQDISIRALAGLAETRDNETGNHIIRTQFYINVLARHLQSRTDYQYSLSDEAVELITKAAPLHDIGKVGIPDHILLKPGPLTDEEWQVMKTHSRLGSDAIGMALRDVRNHAPLAHFHVAMDIAHYHHERWDGKGYPEGLAKEHIPLAARLMAVADVFDALITKRVYKEAMPYDKAAKIIRQGRGTQFDPLLVDAFEQCYSEFKTIADRFKD, from the coding sequence ATGCAACACCCTATCTCCACCCAGAACCGATCCACCATTTTGATTGTCGATGATATGCCGGAAAATCTGGCACTCCTTGGCGAAATCGTCGAAGAGCGCTATCGAGTTCAGATAGCCCTCAACGGCAGACGCGCCCTAGAGATCGCCCACCGAGATCCGAAACCCGATCTAATCCTGCTCGATATTATGATGCCGGGCATGGATGGCTACCAAGTGTTAGAACAGCTACACCAGTCGCCGACTACCCGCAACATTCCGGTGATCTTTATCACCGCCATGGAGAGCAACGAAGATGAGCAGCGCGGCTTAGAGCTAGGAGCGGTCGATTACATTACCAAACCGATTAAACCTGCGATCGTACTCGCTCGCATCGCGACCCACATTGAGCTAAAACGGACACGGGATGAGCTAGAGCACTATAACCACTATCTTGAGGCCGAAGTAGAGAAGAGGATCGCCGAAAACCAGCTCATTCAAGATATCAGTATTCGGGCACTCGCCGGTCTCGCCGAAACCCGTGATAACGAGACCGGCAACCATATTATTCGCACCCAATTCTATATCAATGTGCTCGCCCGCCATCTACAGAGCCGCACCGACTACCAATATAGTCTCAGCGATGAGGCGGTAGAGCTCATTACCAAGGCCGCCCCGCTGCACGATATCGGCAAGGTCGGGATTCCGGATCATATTCTGCTCAAACCCGGGCCACTGACCGACGAGGAGTGGCAGGTGATGAAGACCCACTCCCGCCTCGGCAGCGATGCTATCGGGATGGCGCTGCGTGATGTGCGTAACCACGCCCCACTCGCCCACTTTCATGTCGCGATGGATATTGCCCACTACCACCACGAGCGCTGGGATGGCAAGGGCTACCCCGAAGGGCTCGCCAAAGAGCACATTCCACTCGCAGCCCGTCTCATGGCGGTCGCCGATGTCTTTGACGCTCTCATTACCAAGCGGGTCTATAAAGAGGCGATGCCCTATGATAAGGCGGCAAAGATTATCCGCCAAGGCAGAGGTACCCAATTTGATCCGCTGCTTGTCGATGCCTTCGAGCAGTGCTACTCAGAGTTTAAGACGATAGCCGACCGCTTTAAAGATTAA
- a CDS encoding two-component system response regulator translates to MVRSQQTILVVDDTPNNLDLLGSILRHDYRVKTALNGDTALKIARMQPKPDMFLLDVMMPEMDGYQLCRLLKADPSTAAIPVIFVTARSDSEGEERGFALGAVDYITKPVSPPLVKARVATHLALYDQRCDLERLVQQRTVELTESRMEIIKRLGRAAEFKDNETGLHVIRMSHYARIIATCMDQAPAWVELLFLAAPMHDIGKIGIPDRILLKPGRLDAEEWAVMRRHPEYGAGIIGSHHSELIQISHDIALTHHEKWDGSGYPQGLKGEAIPLAGRICAVADVFDALTTKRPYKEAWPLERALAVIDEGRGSHFDPAVVDAFHQGLEHCLLIREQYAEQS, encoded by the coding sequence ATGGTGCGTTCACAACAGACAATTTTGGTGGTCGATGATACTCCGAATAATCTCGACCTGTTAGGCTCTATTTTGCGCCACGACTATCGGGTAAAGACGGCCCTTAATGGCGACACCGCCCTAAAGATTGCCCGTATGCAACCTAAACCCGATATGTTCTTGCTTGATGTGATGATGCCGGAGATGGATGGGTATCAGCTCTGCCGTCTGCTCAAGGCCGATCCCTCAACGGCGGCGATTCCGGTCATTTTTGTTACCGCTCGTAGCGACAGTGAGGGCGAGGAGCGCGGCTTCGCGTTAGGGGCGGTCGATTATATTACCAAACCGGTTAGCCCACCGCTGGTTAAGGCGAGGGTGGCGACCCATCTGGCACTCTACGATCAGCGTTGCGATCTGGAGCGGTTGGTGCAACAACGGACTGTCGAACTGACCGAAAGTCGGATGGAGATTATCAAACGCCTTGGCCGAGCTGCCGAGTTTAAAGATAACGAAACCGGCCTGCATGTTATCCGTATGAGCCACTATGCACGCATTATCGCCACCTGCATGGATCAGGCACCGGCGTGGGTAGAGCTGCTGTTCTTGGCGGCACCGATGCACGATATCGGCAAGATCGGCATTCCGGATCGGATTCTGCTCAAGCCGGGGAGACTCGATGCCGAGGAGTGGGCGGTGATGCGACGACACCCTGAGTATGGGGCCGGAATTATCGGCTCGCACCACTCTGAATTAATCCAAATTTCGCACGATATCGCCCTCACTCACCACGAAAAGTGGGATGGTAGCGGCTATCCACAGGGCCTAAAGGGGGAGGCGATTCCGTTAGCGGGCCGTATCTGCGCTGTGGCCGATGTCTTTGATGCTTTGACCACCAAACGCCCCTACAAAGAGGCGTGGCCGCTAGAGCGGGCGCTAGCTGTGATCGATGAGGGGCGAGGGAGCCACTTTGATCCGGCAGTGGTCGATGCTTTTCATCAGGGGCTAGAGCACTGTCTGCTAATACGGGAGCAGTATGCTGAACAGTCGTAG